From a single Adhaeribacter swui genomic region:
- a CDS encoding SDR family NAD(P)-dependent oxidoreductase: MTTSNKSWLWATAGVGAILAIRALAREQNKYSFRDKVVVITGGSRGLGLVLARQLAAEGARLAICSRTEDQLKRAEQELTQKGAEVLALPCDVTNRVQAEQFIQRVIKYYGRIDVLINNAGIIQAGPLADMTLTDFEEAINTHFWAPLYTMWATVPHMKERSQGRIVNIASVGGKVSIPHLVPYSASKFALVGLSNGFRQELKKDGILVTTVNPGLTRTGSNLNIKVKGQSEKEYAWFTTAGASLLISSSVEKTAGKIINACRYGEAEVLTNVPAKILALANQVLPELTSDALSLTNKVLPAENGNETNTRGFENESDLIPDHLQERGRRAARENNEM, encoded by the coding sequence ATGACAACAAGCAATAAATCATGGCTTTGGGCTACCGCTGGGGTGGGCGCTATTTTAGCTATCCGGGCTTTGGCCAGGGAACAAAATAAATATTCTTTCCGGGATAAAGTAGTAGTTATTACCGGCGGTTCGCGCGGTTTGGGTTTGGTGTTGGCCCGGCAGTTAGCGGCCGAAGGCGCCCGGTTAGCCATTTGCTCCCGCACCGAAGATCAACTAAAAAGAGCAGAACAAGAGCTAACGCAAAAAGGAGCCGAAGTACTGGCGTTACCCTGCGATGTAACCAACCGCGTACAGGCAGAGCAGTTTATCCAACGAGTAATAAAATACTACGGGCGCATTGATGTGCTTATAAACAATGCGGGCATTATACAGGCGGGGCCTCTGGCCGATATGACCTTAACCGATTTTGAAGAAGCCATTAATACCCACTTCTGGGCGCCGCTTTATACCATGTGGGCTACCGTGCCGCACATGAAAGAACGCAGTCAAGGTCGGATTGTAAATATTGCATCCGTGGGGGGTAAAGTAAGTATACCGCATCTGGTGCCCTATAGTGCCAGTAAGTTTGCCTTAGTGGGATTATCAAACGGGTTCCGGCAGGAGTTAAAGAAAGACGGTATTTTGGTAACTACCGTAAATCCAGGCTTAACCCGCACCGGCAGCAACTTAAACATTAAGGTGAAAGGACAGTCTGAAAAAGAATACGCCTGGTTTACCACCGCCGGCGCCAGTTTGTTAATATCATCGAGTGTTGAGAAAACGGCGGGTAAGATTATAAATGCCTGTCGTTATGGCGAAGCCGAAGTATTAACGAATGTACCCGCTAAAATATTAGCACTGGCCAATCAGGTATTGCCCGAGTTAACCTCGGATGCCTTAAGCTTAACGAACAAAGTACTGCCCGCCGAAAATGGAAATGAAACCAACACACGTGGTTTTGAAAATGAATCTGATTTAATTCCGGACCACTTGCAGGAAAGAGGCAGGCGAGCGGCCCGGGAGAACAATGAGATGTAA
- a CDS encoding polysaccharide lyase has translation MKLKTLLGLSFLSLFTMSCEQEELVEPKSVAPAVTTVSDATYITSIDASRKNLLAEESFDPSLSKIFGRQVYSTYGFGVTTSLSKNNSQAVRLELRNDKSAVRSEIYYGQPTPSTGWYGLSLYLPSDTWQNETDSDAWEIITQFHGTTDSGDGTRVPPISLSVLKGRFVLTINYSAKRFNTTPDGRVRYDLGPVVKDKWLDFVYNIKYSYKADGQLRLWMNGNKVVDYTGPNTYNDAVNPHFKMGVYKRNWSKGSKRVIYFDDVRIGDSKATYNDVAPKASNVVSPPPVEKPDTSQPLTLTLMNADTHLPIQPLTNGAILDLAKLPTRNLNILATSSKTIGSIVFSLSGAQVSNSMQSSAPYSVFGDSGGKYLTWTPVAGTYSLVSTAYAGINGTGTANVPLTVNFQVIDQVTPPTETVPPTVALTINNDAVATNSASVTLNINATGATEMRFYDDNDDDIWGTWEPVATTKNWVLSAGTGPKWIKVQVRNAAGQESEATFDSINLE, from the coding sequence ATGAAACTAAAAACTCTACTGGGCCTTTCGTTCTTATCTTTATTTACAATGTCTTGTGAGCAAGAAGAGTTAGTGGAACCAAAATCGGTAGCTCCCGCAGTAACCACTGTATCTGATGCTACCTATATTACTTCCATTGATGCCAGCAGAAAGAATTTATTAGCAGAAGAAAGCTTTGATCCTAGTTTAAGTAAAATTTTTGGCCGCCAGGTTTATTCTACTTACGGTTTTGGCGTTACCACTTCTTTATCAAAAAACAACTCGCAAGCCGTTCGTTTAGAATTAAGAAACGACAAAAGCGCAGTACGTTCCGAAATATATTACGGTCAACCCACTCCTTCTACCGGTTGGTACGGCCTGAGTTTGTACTTGCCCAGCGATACCTGGCAAAACGAAACCGATTCAGACGCCTGGGAAATAATTACGCAATTTCATGGCACCACCGATAGTGGAGATGGCACGCGGGTACCGCCCATATCTTTATCAGTTTTAAAAGGTCGGTTTGTATTAACCATAAATTATTCTGCCAAAAGATTTAATACTACCCCAGATGGCCGGGTAAGATACGATTTAGGTCCGGTGGTTAAAGATAAATGGCTCGACTTTGTGTATAATATTAAATATTCTTATAAAGCAGACGGGCAGTTGCGGTTGTGGATGAATGGCAACAAGGTAGTAGATTATACTGGCCCAAACACTTACAACGATGCCGTAAACCCACATTTTAAAATGGGGGTATACAAAAGAAACTGGAGCAAAGGTTCTAAACGGGTAATCTATTTTGACGATGTCCGGATTGGTGATAGCAAAGCCACTTATAACGACGTAGCACCTAAAGCCTCTAATGTTGTTTCTCCTCCTCCCGTTGAAAAACCGGACACTTCGCAGCCATTAACCTTAACTTTAATGAACGCCGATACCCATTTGCCTATTCAGCCACTTACAAATGGCGCCATCCTGGACTTAGCTAAATTACCTACCCGGAATTTAAACATTCTTGCTACTTCCAGCAAAACTATTGGCAGTATTGTATTTAGCTTATCAGGCGCTCAAGTAAGTAATTCCATGCAATCTAGTGCGCCTTATTCGGTATTTGGCGATAGCGGCGGAAAATACTTAACCTGGACACCCGTGGCCGGAACTTACTCGCTCGTATCAACTGCTTACGCTGGTATTAATGGTACTGGTACGGCCAATGTTCCCTTAACCGTAAATTTTCAGGTAATTGATCAGGTAACGCCTCCAACCGAAACCGTTCCGCCAACAGTAGCTTTAACCATAAACAACGATGCGGTTGCTACCAATTCGGCAAGTGTTACTTTAAACATAAATGCTACTGGTGCTACCGAAATGCGCTTCTACGATGATAATGACGATGATATTTGGGGAACCTGGGAGCCAGTAGCAACTACCAAAAACTGGGTACTATCTGCGGGTACAGGTCCCAAATGGATTAAAGTACAGGTACGCAATGCTGCTGGTCAAGAATCAGAAGCTACCTTTGATTCCATTAACCTGGAATAA
- a CDS encoding outer membrane beta-barrel family protein — translation MKQILVVLLLSFSAWFNVVAQDSTPVAPVGTGNIKGIIQDSLKQEPLGYVTVILFETGKKDPVKSTLSRDNGSFELSGLPAKSYQLVLAFVGYQNKKINISPFTSSNSVVDLGKINMSSASKQLKEVEIVTERPLVKQDIDKITYDVDADPESKTLTALDMLRKVPLITIDAEDNIELKGNSNYRVLVNGKTSSLFVRNPKDVFKSMPASSIKNIEVITNPPSKYEAEGVGGIINIITHKKTMGGYNGSLNIGAGQPQSYQVGGYVTAKVKKFGATGNYFFNDYKSPAGRNNLFRRDNANNQLIQTGENQFQGDYQYAGGELSYEIDTLNLLTANLGFNLGRNSNDLTQKVQNFNSTNTLTQAYDRLNDGNGQWRGFDVGLDYQKTFKRNKEQILTLSYKYNQNGDDSFSDFSLVPVENFTDGRISKTENKGKTNEQTFQADYVQPIKKQTLEVGVKSILRNSQSDYYYSNLDESTQSYIIDPAQTNSFEYQQDIYAAYTSLSLKKDKWGLKIGSRLEETQINANFKSSDEVVKQDYFNLIPSIALSRQLKGTTSVKASYTQRIERPGLWFLNPYRNQIDPRNISYGNPNLQPATNHAFDVSYSTFVKGSSINGSLFYNFTNESIQQFTTLNGDTAITTFGNIGKNHTVGISLNGNVNITKRLNVNINGSTNYVQLSSILQGKPVENTGFTANVFGYASYRLDKGWRFSANLGVNSPRIMLQGTSASYAYHSFSVNKQLFKGEKGSVNFSISSPFQKNRRWRNEIQDLQFYQVQESYYVMRRFNLSFNYRFGKLQGGIARKKRGIQNDDVKSGGQSNGAGN, via the coding sequence ATGAAACAAATTTTAGTGGTTTTATTACTGAGCTTCAGTGCTTGGTTTAATGTTGTGGCGCAAGATTCTACTCCCGTTGCTCCTGTAGGAACGGGTAATATCAAAGGCATTATTCAGGACTCTTTAAAGCAAGAGCCACTGGGTTACGTTACGGTTATCTTGTTTGAAACCGGTAAGAAAGATCCGGTAAAATCAACTTTATCCCGCGACAATGGTTCTTTTGAATTAAGCGGTTTGCCCGCAAAATCTTACCAACTGGTACTGGCATTTGTGGGTTACCAAAACAAGAAAATCAACATTTCGCCATTTACCAGCTCAAACTCCGTAGTAGATCTTGGCAAAATAAACATGAGTTCGGCCTCGAAACAGTTAAAAGAAGTTGAAATTGTAACGGAGCGCCCGCTGGTTAAACAAGATATTGATAAAATAACCTACGACGTAGACGCTGACCCGGAAAGCAAAACTTTAACGGCTTTGGATATGCTCCGGAAAGTACCCCTCATAACCATAGACGCCGAAGATAATATTGAACTAAAAGGTAACAGTAACTATAGAGTACTGGTAAATGGCAAAACTTCGTCGTTGTTTGTGCGCAACCCCAAAGATGTTTTTAAAAGCATGCCGGCCAGTTCCATTAAAAACATTGAAGTAATTACCAATCCGCCATCCAAGTACGAGGCCGAAGGTGTAGGCGGCATCATTAATATTATTACGCACAAAAAAACCATGGGTGGTTACAACGGCTCGCTGAACATTGGTGCCGGTCAACCCCAAAGTTACCAGGTGGGTGGTTACGTTACGGCCAAGGTTAAAAAGTTTGGAGCTACCGGTAATTATTTCTTTAACGATTACAAGTCGCCGGCTGGCCGCAACAATTTATTCCGGCGCGATAATGCTAATAACCAGCTAATCCAGACCGGCGAAAACCAATTTCAAGGCGATTACCAGTACGCTGGCGGGGAATTGAGTTACGAGATTGATACACTTAATTTACTTACGGCTAACCTGGGTTTTAACCTGGGCCGGAACAGCAACGATTTAACCCAAAAAGTACAGAATTTTAATAGTACCAACACCTTAACACAAGCGTACGATCGCTTAAATGACGGTAATGGGCAATGGCGCGGGTTTGACGTGGGACTGGATTATCAAAAAACTTTTAAACGCAACAAAGAACAAATCCTTACTTTATCTTACAAGTACAATCAAAACGGCGACGACAGCTTTTCTGATTTTAGTTTAGTGCCCGTAGAAAACTTTACGGACGGCCGGATTAGCAAAACCGAAAATAAAGGCAAAACCAACGAGCAAACCTTCCAGGCTGATTACGTGCAACCTATTAAAAAGCAAACCCTGGAAGTAGGAGTAAAATCTATTTTACGCAACAGCCAAAGCGATTACTATTACTCCAACCTCGACGAAAGCACCCAGTCCTACATCATAGATCCGGCGCAAACCAACAGTTTCGAGTACCAGCAGGATATCTATGCGGCTTATACTTCGTTGAGTTTAAAAAAAGATAAGTGGGGGTTAAAAATTGGTAGCCGCCTGGAGGAAACCCAGATCAACGCTAATTTTAAATCATCGGATGAGGTAGTGAAGCAGGATTATTTTAATTTAATACCAAGCATTGCGCTGTCGCGGCAACTAAAAGGTACCACTTCGGTTAAAGCTTCTTACACCCAACGCATTGAACGGCCCGGCTTGTGGTTCTTAAACCCGTACCGGAACCAGATAGACCCGCGCAATATTTCCTATGGTAACCCCAACTTGCAACCGGCTACCAACCACGCGTTTGATGTATCTTACAGCACTTTTGTAAAAGGTTCTTCCATTAACGGCAGCTTATTTTACAATTTCACCAACGAGTCTATTCAGCAATTTACCACGTTAAACGGCGATACGGCCATTACTACTTTTGGTAACATTGGTAAAAACCATACGGTAGGCATTTCACTGAACGGCAATGTAAATATTACGAAAAGGCTAAATGTGAACATTAACGGCAGTACCAATTATGTGCAGCTAAGCAGCATACTGCAAGGTAAGCCCGTAGAGAATACTGGTTTTACCGCTAACGTTTTTGGTTATGCCAGTTACCGCCTGGATAAAGGCTGGCGCTTCAGCGCTAACCTTGGCGTAAACTCGCCGCGCATTATGTTACAAGGAACTTCGGCTTCTTATGCTTATCATTCTTTTTCGGTAAACAAACAACTATTTAAAGGCGAAAAAGGCAGCGTTAATTTTTCCATCAGCAGCCCATTTCAGAAAAACCGCCGGTGGCGCAACGAAATTCAGGACTTGCAATTTTACCAAGTACAGGAGTCGTATTATGTTATGCGGCGGTTTAATCTTTCGTTTAATTACCGGTTCGGGAAGCTCCAAGGCGGTATTGCCCGCAAAAAACGCGGTATCCAAAACGATGATGTAAAAAGCGGCGGACAAAGCAACGGTGCTGGCAACTAA
- the carB gene encoding carbamoyl-phosphate synthase large subunit gives MPRDTSIKSVLIIGSGPIIIGQAAEFDYSGTQAARSLREEGIEVTLINSNPATIMTDSVTADNVYLKPLEKKYIIEILQKHKIDAVLPTMGGQTALNLAIDCENAGIWKKYGVRIIGVDIKAIETTEDREKFRLKMLELGVNVCKGNTATSFLEGKEIAQEIGFPLVIRPSFTLGGTGGGFVNDPSDFDKALNRGLHASPIHEVLVEQSILGWKEYELELLRDNNQNIIIICSIENFDPMGIHTGDSITVAPAMTLPDTVYQRMRDLAIKMMNGIGQFAGGCNVQFAVNPENDDIIAIEINPRVSRSSALASKATGYPIAKIAAKLAIGYNLDELKNAITKTTSAFFEPALDYVIVKIPRWNFDKFKGANKQLGLQMKSVGEVMGIGRTFQEALQKACQSLEIKRNGIGADGKEMTNYDQLIESMTYASWNRLFSVKDAMRFGIPTSTIQKITKIDPWFLHQIEELDYVEKQLRKYTLDTLPVDLFRKAKQQGYADRQIAYLLNCLESEVHAKRTELGIKRVFKLVDTCAAEFEAKTPYYYSTFEGENESVVSDKKKIVVLGSGPNRIGQGIEFDYSCVHGVLAAKECGYETIMINCNPETVSTDFDISDKLYFEPVFWEHIYDIILHEKPVGVIVQLGGQTALKLAEKLERYGIKILGTSFEALDLAEDRGAFSTLLKENNIPYPPFASVQSADEALVVCKELKFPLLVRPSYVLGGQSMKIVINEKELEAQVVDIVKDNPGNKVLLDHFLDRAIEAEADAICDGEDVYIIGIMEHIEPAGIHSGDSYAVLPPFDLSENVIRQIEEHTKKIALALRTVGLINIQFAIKNETVYVIEANPRASRTVPFIAKAYQEPYVNYATKVMLGEKKVKDFNFKPVKKGYAIKVPVFSHSKFPEVNKELGPEMKSTGEAIYFIDDLQDDYFTNVYAERNLYLSK, from the coding sequence ATGCCCCGAGATACCAGCATTAAGTCCGTTTTGATTATTGGTAGCGGTCCCATTATAATTGGTCAGGCCGCCGAATTTGATTACTCTGGCACCCAGGCCGCCCGCTCCCTGCGCGAAGAAGGCATTGAAGTAACACTCATTAATTCTAATCCGGCAACGATTATGACGGATAGTGTTACCGCCGACAATGTTTACCTGAAGCCACTGGAAAAAAAGTACATTATCGAAATTCTGCAAAAGCATAAAATTGATGCCGTACTACCCACCATGGGAGGCCAAACGGCCCTGAACCTGGCCATTGATTGCGAAAACGCCGGTATTTGGAAAAAATACGGTGTACGCATTATTGGTGTGGATATAAAAGCCATTGAAACTACCGAAGACCGGGAAAAATTCCGGTTAAAAATGCTCGAACTGGGCGTAAACGTTTGCAAAGGCAATACAGCCACCTCCTTTCTGGAAGGGAAAGAAATTGCGCAGGAAATTGGGTTCCCGTTAGTAATCCGGCCTTCGTTTACCTTAGGCGGTACCGGGGGTGGTTTTGTGAACGACCCATCCGATTTCGATAAAGCCTTAAACCGCGGCTTGCACGCCTCGCCCATCCACGAAGTATTAGTGGAGCAAAGTATTTTGGGCTGGAAAGAATATGAGTTGGAACTACTCCGCGATAATAACCAAAATATTATTATTATCTGCTCTATCGAAAACTTCGATCCGATGGGCATTCATACCGGCGATTCGATTACGGTAGCTCCCGCCATGACTTTGCCGGATACGGTTTATCAGAGAATGCGCGATTTGGCCATTAAAATGATGAACGGTATTGGTCAGTTTGCTGGTGGCTGTAACGTGCAGTTTGCCGTAAATCCCGAAAACGACGATATTATTGCTATTGAAATTAATCCACGCGTGAGCCGCTCTTCGGCGCTGGCCTCTAAGGCTACCGGTTATCCAATTGCCAAAATCGCCGCTAAATTAGCCATTGGTTATAACCTCGATGAATTAAAGAACGCGATTACCAAAACCACTTCGGCTTTCTTTGAACCGGCTTTGGATTACGTGATTGTAAAAATACCGCGTTGGAACTTTGATAAATTTAAAGGCGCCAACAAGCAGTTGGGCTTGCAAATGAAATCGGTGGGTGAAGTAATGGGCATTGGTCGTACTTTCCAGGAAGCCCTGCAGAAAGCTTGTCAGAGTTTGGAAATTAAGCGGAACGGTATTGGCGCCGACGGCAAAGAAATGACCAACTACGACCAGCTGATTGAGAGTATGACTTACGCCAGCTGGAACCGGTTATTTAGCGTGAAAGATGCCATGCGCTTTGGCATTCCAACTTCTACTATCCAGAAAATCACCAAAATAGATCCGTGGTTTTTGCACCAGATCGAAGAACTGGATTACGTAGAAAAACAACTGCGCAAGTATACCCTGGATACTTTGCCGGTAGATCTTTTCCGGAAAGCCAAACAACAAGGCTACGCCGACCGCCAGATTGCCTACTTGCTCAACTGCCTGGAAAGTGAAGTACATGCCAAGCGCACTGAGTTGGGCATTAAGCGGGTATTTAAACTGGTAGATACCTGCGCCGCCGAATTTGAAGCCAAAACGCCTTATTACTACTCTACTTTTGAGGGCGAAAACGAGAGCGTAGTAAGCGACAAGAAGAAAATTGTAGTACTAGGTTCGGGTCCGAACCGCATTGGCCAAGGGATAGAATTTGATTATTCGTGCGTACACGGGGTATTAGCGGCTAAAGAATGTGGCTACGAAACCATCATGATTAACTGCAACCCCGAAACGGTTTCCACGGATTTTGATATTTCGGATAAACTGTACTTCGAGCCGGTTTTCTGGGAGCATATTTACGATATTATTCTGCACGAAAAGCCCGTGGGTGTAATTGTGCAGTTAGGTGGCCAAACCGCTTTAAAACTAGCCGAAAAGCTGGAACGGTACGGCATTAAAATTTTAGGTACTTCCTTCGAAGCTTTGGATTTAGCCGAAGACCGCGGCGCGTTTTCTACCTTACTCAAAGAAAATAACATTCCGTATCCACCTTTTGCCTCGGTGCAAAGTGCCGATGAGGCGCTGGTAGTTTGCAAAGAATTAAAATTCCCGCTGTTGGTTCGGCCAAGTTACGTGTTGGGCGGCCAAAGCATGAAAATTGTAATTAACGAGAAAGAACTCGAAGCTCAGGTAGTAGATATTGTAAAAGACAACCCGGGTAATAAAGTTCTGCTCGACCACTTCCTCGACCGGGCCATTGAAGCCGAAGCCGATGCTATCTGCGACGGCGAAGATGTATACATCATCGGGATAATGGAACACATTGAACCGGCAGGTATTCACTCCGGCGATTCTTACGCGGTGCTGCCGCCTTTTGATTTAAGCGAAAACGTTATTCGCCAGATTGAAGAGCATACCAAGAAAATTGCCTTGGCCTTACGTACCGTTGGCTTGATTAATATTCAGTTTGCGATTAAAAACGAAACCGTTTATGTAATTGAAGCAAACCCCCGGGCTAGCCGCACGGTGCCGTTTATTGCCAAAGCGTACCAGGAACCGTACGTGAACTACGCTACTAAAGTAATGCTGGGTGAAAAGAAGGTGAAAGACTTTAACTTTAAACCGGTTAAAAAAGGATACGCCATTAAAGTACCAGTATTCTCGCACAGTAAATTCCCGGAAGTAAACAAAGAACTCGGCCCCGAAATGAAATCTACCGGCGAAGCCATCTACTTTATCGATGACTTGCAGGACGATTACTTTACCAATGTATACGCCGAACGGAATTTATACTTGAGTAAATAA